Proteins encoded within one genomic window of Caldisericaceae bacterium:
- a CDS encoding HAD family hydrolase yields MKITTLIFDFDGTLFDTSKDIAEAMNKTLIHFNKKPLDDKVIWSYTGDGFRKTIERLFPNEDKELIREAEEVAYKFYVEISSTYATPIDNVIEFLLRNKQRKVILSNKPLEPLIKILDKFSIRNLFEKIYGFESLSVVKPNPETINIVSEDLNVPKDEMAIIGDADQDVLTAVNANIKCFIIPSKPIETTHYCSIFKDYDELEEILKNYKI; encoded by the coding sequence ATGAAAATTACAACACTTATTTTCGATTTTGACGGAACACTATTTGATACAAGTAAAGATATTGCTGAAGCAATGAATAAAACTTTAATTCATTTTAATAAAAAACCTTTAGATGATAAAGTTATATGGTCATATACAGGAGATGGCTTTAGAAAGACCATAGAAAGACTCTTTCCAAATGAAGATAAAGAATTAATTAGAGAAGCTGAAGAAGTTGCTTACAAATTCTATGTAGAAATATCCTCAACATATGCAACACCAATAGATAATGTAATCGAATTCTTACTCAGGAATAAGCAAAGAAAAGTAATTCTTTCAAATAAGCCGTTAGAACCCCTTATAAAAATACTTGATAAATTTAGCATAAGAAATTTGTTTGAAAAAATCTATGGTTTTGAGAGTCTTTCGGTGGTTAAACCAAACCCTGAAACGATAAACATAGTCTCTGAAGATTTAAATGTACCTAAAGACGAGATGGCAATCATTGGGGATGCAGATCAAGATGTTCTTACAGCAGTTAATGCTAACATAAAATGTTTTATAATCCCATCAAAACCGATAGAGACAACACACTATTGTAGCATCTTTAAAGATTACGATGAACTTGAAGAAATACTAAAAAACTATAAAATTTAA